From a region of the Nonlabens sp. Hel1_33_55 genome:
- a CDS encoding polyprenyl synthetase family protein, with translation MKIVEQIKQPIALEMELFEEKFRLSMASRIPLLNRITYFIVNRKGKQMRPMFVFLVAKMVGKGQVNDRTYRGAAVIELIHTATLVHDDVVDDSLKRRGFFSVNSLWKNKIAVLVGDYLLSKGLLLSIDNKDFDLLQIISVAVREMSEGELLQIEKARRLDITEKVYYDIITKKTATLIAACCSLGACAVSPESPSVEKMREFGELIGVAFQIKDDLFDYGNQRIGKPTGIDIKEQKMTLPLIYTLNNASKKDKKWLINSVKRHNRDKKRVREVIQFVKDAGGLEYAVTAMYDYKNRALDILNTFPDSEYKRSLLMMVDYVIDRKK, from the coding sequence ATGAAGATTGTTGAACAGATCAAGCAACCTATAGCACTTGAAATGGAACTCTTTGAAGAGAAATTCCGTTTGTCAATGGCTTCTCGTATTCCGCTGCTTAATAGAATCACCTATTTTATAGTGAATAGAAAGGGAAAGCAAATGCGTCCCATGTTCGTTTTTCTGGTGGCTAAAATGGTTGGGAAAGGTCAGGTTAATGATCGTACCTACCGCGGTGCCGCCGTGATTGAGCTGATTCATACGGCAACGCTGGTACATGATGATGTGGTTGATGATAGTTTGAAGCGACGCGGTTTCTTCTCAGTCAACTCTTTGTGGAAGAATAAGATCGCAGTGCTTGTTGGTGATTACCTGCTATCCAAAGGCTTACTTCTTAGTATCGACAACAAGGATTTTGACCTGCTACAGATTATTAGTGTTGCGGTGAGAGAGATGAGCGAAGGCGAATTGCTACAGATAGAAAAAGCACGAAGACTCGATATTACTGAAAAAGTCTACTACGACATCATTACCAAAAAAACGGCAACGCTCATTGCTGCATGCTGCAGTTTAGGAGCCTGTGCGGTCTCACCAGAGAGTCCCAGTGTGGAGAAGATGAGAGAATTCGGCGAGCTGATTGGAGTGGCATTCCAGATCAAGGATGACCTTTTTGATTACGGCAATCAGCGTATTGGAAAACCTACAGGAATTGATATCAAGGAGCAAAAAATGACCTTACCGCTTATTTACACTCTCAATAATGCCTCAAAAAAAGATAAGAAATGGCTTATTAATTCTGTCAAGAGACACAATCGTGACAAGAAACGAGTTCGAGAGGTTATCCAATTTGTGAAAGATGCCGGTGGTCTGGAATATGCTGTCACCGCCATGTATGACTATAAAAACAGAGCTCTTGATATCCTTAATACCTTCCCAGATTCTGAATATAAACGGTCACTATTAATGATGGTGGATTATGTGATTGACCGTAAGAAGTAA
- the der gene encoding ribosome biogenesis GTPase Der has product MMSIVAIVGRPNTGKSTLFNRLIKRREAITDAVSGVTRDRHYGKSDWNGRDFSVIDTGGYAIGSDDVFEEEIDKQVELAIDEADVILFMVDAADGITREDEDVAQLLRKIKKPVLLVVNKVDNPSREQEAYEFYNLGLGDYHSISSISGSGTGDLLDAVVENLPEPREEVEENLPRFAVVGRPNAGKSSFINALIGENRYIVTDIAGTTRDSIDTKYNRFGFEFNLVDTAGIRRKKKVKEDLEFYSVMRSVRAIEHCDVCMVVLDATRGFDGQVQNIFWLAERNRKGIVILVNKWDLVEKETNSVRDYEKRIRQEMEPFTDVPIVFISVLNKQRIFKAIETAVEVFKNRSKKIKTSKLNEVMLPIIENTPPPSLKGKFVKIKFITQLPTPQPQFAFFCNLPQYVREPYKRFLENKLRENFDFHGVPVSVYMRKK; this is encoded by the coding sequence ATTATGAGTATTGTAGCAATCGTTGGTAGGCCCAACACTGGTAAAAGCACCCTTTTCAACAGATTAATCAAACGCCGTGAGGCCATAACCGATGCGGTAAGTGGTGTGACGAGAGATCGCCATTACGGTAAAAGTGACTGGAATGGTCGTGATTTTTCGGTTATTGATACTGGTGGTTATGCCATAGGTAGCGATGATGTTTTTGAAGAAGAAATTGATAAGCAGGTGGAACTTGCCATCGACGAGGCAGATGTGATCCTATTTATGGTGGATGCTGCAGATGGAATCACTCGCGAGGATGAAGATGTCGCGCAATTATTGCGTAAAATCAAGAAACCTGTACTATTGGTCGTTAATAAAGTAGACAATCCATCCAGAGAACAGGAGGCCTACGAGTTTTATAATTTAGGATTAGGTGATTATCATTCTATTTCCAGTATAAGCGGCAGTGGGACTGGTGATTTGCTCGATGCTGTAGTAGAGAATCTTCCAGAACCTAGAGAAGAAGTAGAGGAGAATCTCCCAAGATTTGCGGTTGTGGGTCGACCTAATGCAGGAAAATCATCCTTTATCAATGCGCTTATTGGTGAGAATAGATACATCGTTACAGATATTGCTGGAACGACTAGAGACTCTATCGATACTAAGTATAACCGATTTGGGTTTGAGTTCAATCTGGTCGATACTGCAGGAATACGCCGTAAGAAAAAGGTTAAGGAAGACTTAGAATTTTATAGTGTGATGCGCAGTGTGCGAGCTATTGAACATTGTGATGTTTGTATGGTAGTGCTGGATGCTACCAGAGGTTTTGACGGTCAGGTACAGAATATATTTTGGCTGGCAGAACGCAACCGCAAAGGAATCGTCATTCTAGTCAATAAATGGGATCTTGTCGAAAAGGAAACCAATAGTGTGCGTGATTATGAAAAACGCATACGTCAAGAAATGGAACCTTTCACTGATGTGCCTATTGTTTTCATTTCGGTCTTGAACAAGCAACGTATTTTCAAAGCCATTGAAACTGCTGTTGAAGTTTTCAAAAACCGTAGTAAGAAAATTAAGACCAGTAAGCTCAATGAGGTCATGTTACCTATTATAGAAAATACGCCACCACCATCGCTTAAGGGTAAATTTGTAAAAATCAAATTTATCACTCAGCTGCCTACGCCGCAGCCGCAGTTTGCATTCTTCTGTAATTTACCTCAATATGTGCGTGAGCCTTACAAACGTTTTTTGGAAAATAAATTGAGAGAAAACTTTGACTTTCATGGTGTGCCGGTCAGTGTATATATGAGGAAGAAGTAA
- a CDS encoding outer membrane beta-barrel protein, with protein MKKILFMFTFLFLGTLTFAQQFEITGTIADSLSKQKLLSATVFLESVEDSTLITYSITDIDGKFNLTGNTNYELLNFYTSFQGYQEVSKVIDLTKGRQIDMGTLLLSNDIEALGDVIVTARKAPITLKQDTLEFNAKSFNTRADATLEDVIKELPGVELDKDGNITINGKSVTKILVNGKEFFGDDPQVALKNLPKEIIDKIQVTESKTEEQRQSGDAGDDNASEINITIDEDKNKGWFSRLTAGAGTDDRYSMSGIVNYFKEDLRISVLGSSNNINSPGFSFDEVYDAIGNSVYSGGQGGLSGLYYNNNDGITSSRSAGFNVSNEFGEVIEADANYFYGKSDNRSARETIRTTFLPDRTFTTNSSNESNRVADNHRFGGRVEVKPDTLTSITFSPGVTISTNSDVSNRFSTSLDENGNVINDLNSNSSTTSDSRNLEGDIYASRRLKKKGSFVSFFVYVNDDQNDSQDLFRSERNTFTGDTPTTEIQNQIIDQKTRNSRFNLSPRYRQALDSNWRASVEYNYQYRNQNSERSVFDVDPNSGNRSFNQALSNDFNVISVQQRPEVGVQYEKNELRLEFNTGYIFQTLESEDVLQRVSFDKSFGNIFLQANIRQKLGKFGRVYLNYNNSVNVPSVRQLQPVVNRTNPLNLIVGNPDLDATVRHSIRFNLSNYNWEIGEGFYMGGNYDINNNDVTAITTTDQDLIRTTTYVNVDGNRNGYLYGSFSKNWKKDKRQIGGDLSINASYNRNNSFTNGQRFTSEILGITPRVSFEYSIRDIFEIDLDYNLSLNTASYDIGSIQDQEFTNHNFNIDLLTFWPKNVTLGLRGEYNRYGNVSDQFDNDSFVVIGSLGYKFAKDRAIVKLKAYDIFDQVIATRRVATQDYIQDTSSLVLERYFMLSFTYKFSKFGGSDPNEKNNGFN; from the coding sequence ATGAAGAAAATTTTATTCATGTTCACGTTCCTTTTTTTAGGAACGTTGACGTTTGCTCAACAATTCGAAATTACAGGAACTATTGCAGATTCATTAAGTAAACAAAAACTGTTGAGCGCTACAGTTTTTCTTGAATCTGTGGAAGATTCTACTCTGATAACGTATTCCATTACAGATATCGATGGAAAATTTAACTTGACAGGGAATACCAATTACGAGCTTTTAAATTTCTACACCTCTTTTCAAGGATATCAGGAAGTTTCTAAAGTAATTGATTTGACCAAGGGGCGTCAAATTGATATGGGAACATTGCTCTTAAGTAATGATATTGAGGCACTAGGTGACGTTATAGTTACTGCTAGAAAGGCACCCATCACTCTTAAACAAGACACGTTAGAATTCAACGCTAAATCTTTCAACACGAGAGCAGATGCGACTCTGGAAGATGTGATCAAAGAATTACCAGGAGTAGAATTAGATAAAGATGGAAACATCACGATTAACGGTAAATCAGTCACCAAGATTCTTGTGAATGGTAAAGAGTTCTTTGGAGATGACCCACAAGTTGCTCTTAAAAATTTACCGAAAGAAATAATTGATAAAATTCAGGTAACAGAGTCAAAGACTGAGGAGCAGCGACAATCTGGTGACGCTGGTGATGATAATGCCAGCGAGATTAATATTACCATTGATGAGGACAAAAATAAAGGCTGGTTCTCTAGGCTTACCGCTGGAGCTGGTACTGACGATCGCTACTCCATGAGTGGTATTGTAAATTATTTTAAGGAAGATCTTAGGATTAGCGTGTTGGGAAGTAGCAATAATATCAACAGTCCAGGTTTCTCATTTGATGAGGTGTATGATGCTATAGGAAATAGCGTTTATTCTGGAGGTCAAGGTGGACTCAGTGGACTGTATTACAACAATAACGATGGGATTACCAGTAGTAGATCTGCCGGATTCAATGTGAGCAACGAATTTGGGGAAGTTATAGAGGCAGATGCAAATTACTTTTATGGTAAATCAGATAACAGATCAGCTAGAGAAACTATTAGAACTACATTTCTTCCCGACAGAACTTTTACCACAAACAGTAGTAATGAAAGCAATAGGGTAGCAGACAACCATCGATTTGGTGGACGTGTGGAGGTCAAACCAGATACACTGACTTCAATCACCTTTAGTCCTGGAGTCACAATCTCTACAAATTCTGATGTATCAAATCGTTTCTCGACCTCCCTTGATGAAAACGGAAATGTAATTAATGATTTAAACTCAAACAGTAGTACGACATCTGATAGCCGCAATCTGGAAGGTGATATCTATGCGAGCCGCAGGCTTAAGAAAAAAGGGAGTTTTGTTAGCTTTTTTGTTTATGTTAATGATGACCAAAATGATTCGCAGGATCTCTTTAGATCAGAGAGAAATACTTTTACTGGAGATACGCCTACAACAGAGATCCAAAATCAAATCATCGATCAAAAAACTCGTAATTCCAGATTCAATTTAAGTCCGCGATACAGGCAAGCCTTAGATAGCAACTGGCGAGCCTCTGTGGAATATAATTATCAATACAGGAATCAAAATAGCGAGCGTAGCGTTTTTGATGTTGATCCTAATTCTGGAAACCGTTCCTTCAATCAAGCTTTGAGCAATGACTTTAATGTAATCAGCGTCCAGCAACGGCCTGAAGTTGGAGTCCAATATGAAAAAAATGAATTAAGGTTGGAATTCAACACGGGCTACATTTTCCAAACTTTAGAAAGTGAGGATGTATTACAGCGAGTAAGTTTTGATAAAAGCTTTGGAAATATTTTCTTACAGGCAAATATTCGACAAAAATTAGGGAAGTTCGGACGGGTTTATCTTAATTATAATAATAGCGTCAATGTTCCCAGTGTAAGGCAGCTACAACCTGTTGTGAATAGAACTAATCCTTTGAACCTGATAGTAGGTAATCCAGATCTTGATGCTACTGTGCGTCACAGTATTCGTTTCAATTTGAGCAATTATAACTGGGAAATAGGAGAAGGCTTTTATATGGGAGGAAATTACGATATAAACAACAATGACGTTACCGCCATTACAACCACTGACCAGGACCTTATCCGTACCACAACTTATGTTAATGTAGATGGTAATCGCAACGGTTACCTTTACGGTAGTTTCAGTAAGAATTGGAAAAAAGACAAGAGACAGATAGGCGGTGACCTGTCCATTAATGCCAGTTACAATCGCAACAATTCCTTTACAAATGGCCAGAGGTTTACAAGTGAGATCCTAGGTATTACTCCTAGGGTCTCCTTTGAATATTCAATAAGAGATATATTTGAAATTGATCTCGATTACAATTTGAGTTTGAATACGGCATCCTATGATATAGGTAGTATTCAAGATCAAGAGTTTACAAATCATAATTTCAATATTGACTTACTGACCTTCTGGCCTAAAAACGTCACATTGGGATTGAGAGGTGAATACAATCGCTATGGAAATGTATCAGACCAGTTTGATAATGATAGTTTTGTGGTGATAGGCAGTTTAGGTTACAAGTTTGCTAAGGATAGGGCGATAGTCAAACTAAAGGCGTACGATATATTTGATCAGGTGATTGCGACTCGTCGGGTAGCTACTCAGGATTACATTCAAGATACGAGCAGTCTTGTTCTAGAGCGCTATTTCATGCTAAGTTTCACCTACAAATTCTCTAAGTTTGGTGGGTCAGATCCTAACGAGAAAAACAATGGTTTTAATTAA
- a CDS encoding glycosyltransferase family 2 protein, with protein sequence MPKRPIINVIIPAFNEADSIGSVLADIPAIVEEVIVISNNSTDDTVSNAREAGATVLTEYRRGYGFACLKGLEYVAQKEIQPDIIVFLDGDYSDYPEQLTQLVAPIIESGIDLVIGARKKELRESGSMTGPQIFGNWLATSLMTLFFNSRFTDLGPFRAIKYDKLVALKMEDQTYGWTVEMQLKALKKGYSYTEVPMRYRNRIGVSKVSGTIKGAIFAGVKILTWIFKYGLKK encoded by the coding sequence ATGCCAAAACGACCTATTATTAATGTGATTATTCCTGCTTTTAACGAGGCAGATTCTATAGGATCTGTTCTTGCAGATATTCCTGCAATTGTAGAAGAGGTCATCGTAATAAGTAACAATTCTACAGATGATACTGTGAGCAATGCCAGAGAGGCCGGCGCAACGGTTTTAACTGAATATAGGCGTGGTTATGGTTTTGCTTGTTTAAAGGGATTGGAATATGTTGCTCAAAAAGAAATCCAACCAGACATCATTGTATTTCTGGATGGTGATTACAGCGATTATCCAGAACAGCTCACACAACTTGTAGCACCTATAATTGAATCAGGTATTGATCTAGTCATAGGTGCGCGCAAAAAAGAATTGAGGGAATCTGGATCCATGACTGGCCCACAAATATTTGGAAACTGGCTAGCTACCAGTTTGATGACTTTATTTTTCAACTCCAGGTTTACGGATTTAGGACCTTTTCGTGCGATAAAATATGATAAGTTGGTTGCATTAAAAATGGAAGATCAGACGTATGGATGGACGGTAGAAATGCAACTAAAAGCGCTTAAAAAAGGCTATTCCTACACAGAGGTTCCCATGCGATACCGCAATAGAATAGGGGTCTCAAAGGTTTCAGGAACAATCAAAGGTGCTATCTTTGCAGGTGTTAAAATTTTAACATGGATCTTCAAATACGGCCTTAAAAAATGA
- a CDS encoding cellulose synthase family protein, whose product MILEWICITVYSASLLMILFYSFSQLNLLVNYLKAQNKNKQASIPVDQTDELPFVTIQLPVFNELYVMERLLDNMAFLEYPKSKLEIQVLDDSTDESVEITSVKVKKLQDLGFDVSHIQREIRTSYKAGALKEGLKIAKGDFIAIFDADFLPESDWLLKTVGHFKDPKVGVVQTRWSHLNRDYSILTQVQAFALDAHFTLEQVGRNSKGHFINFNGTAGIWRKQTIFDAGNWQGDTLTEDLDLSYRAQLKNWKFVYLEDVTTPAELPIVISAARSQQFRWNKGGAENFQKMFRKVLSSKNLSLKTKFHGILHLLNSTMFLNVLIVAVLSIPMLYIKNEYEHLKVYFIVMSFFVISTIIFFICYWFMYRNTYGGGFKSFVTYIGMFFTFFSIAMGFSLHNSIAVIEGHLGKSSEFVRTPKFNLAVMGNNWKTNKYLRKKLSPNVIIEGILMLYFIFGLYSAFIVGDQGGDFGLFPFHLMLVIGFGFVFFSSLTDKQ is encoded by the coding sequence ATGATCTTAGAGTGGATTTGTATTACTGTGTATTCAGCGTCATTGCTCATGATCCTATTTTATTCTTTTTCGCAGCTTAATCTACTCGTTAATTATCTTAAGGCGCAAAATAAAAATAAGCAAGCCTCTATTCCTGTAGATCAAACAGACGAATTACCGTTTGTCACAATTCAGTTACCAGTTTTCAATGAACTATATGTTATGGAGCGATTGCTGGATAACATGGCCTTTCTTGAGTATCCTAAAAGCAAATTAGAAATTCAAGTGCTAGATGATAGCACAGACGAGTCTGTGGAGATCACATCTGTAAAAGTCAAGAAACTTCAAGATTTAGGTTTTGACGTCAGTCATATTCAGCGTGAGATACGAACGAGTTATAAGGCCGGTGCGTTAAAGGAAGGTTTGAAAATCGCAAAGGGTGATTTTATTGCAATATTTGACGCAGACTTTCTTCCAGAATCAGATTGGTTGCTTAAAACAGTAGGTCATTTCAAAGACCCCAAAGTAGGCGTTGTACAGACAAGATGGTCCCATCTCAATAGGGATTACAGCATTTTGACACAAGTGCAGGCTTTTGCACTGGACGCACATTTCACGCTAGAACAAGTAGGTCGCAATTCAAAAGGTCACTTTATCAACTTCAACGGTACGGCAGGGATCTGGCGCAAGCAAACCATTTTTGATGCTGGTAACTGGCAAGGCGACACACTAACCGAGGATCTTGATTTGAGCTATCGAGCCCAACTTAAGAACTGGAAATTTGTATATCTAGAAGATGTCACCACTCCAGCCGAATTGCCGATTGTCATTAGCGCGGCTCGCTCTCAACAGTTCAGATGGAATAAAGGTGGTGCAGAGAATTTTCAGAAGATGTTTAGAAAGGTGCTGTCCAGTAAAAACCTTTCTTTAAAGACCAAGTTTCATGGCATTCTTCATCTTCTCAACAGCACCATGTTCCTCAATGTCTTGATCGTTGCTGTTCTCAGTATTCCTATGCTGTACATCAAAAATGAGTACGAGCACCTCAAAGTTTATTTTATCGTGATGAGCTTTTTCGTGATAAGTACGATCATATTTTTCATTTGCTACTGGTTCATGTACCGCAATACCTATGGTGGTGGCTTTAAAAGTTTTGTGACCTACATTGGGATGTTTTTTACTTTTTTCAGCATAGCGATGGGGTTCTCATTACACAATTCTATTGCGGTTATTGAAGGTCATTTAGGCAAAAGCAGCGAGTTTGTGCGCACCCCTAAATTCAATCTCGCTGTAATGGGCAATAATTGGAAGACCAATAAATACCTGCGAAAAAAATTGAGCCCCAACGTCATTATTGAAGGTATACTTATGTTATACTTCATATTCGGGCTGTATTCGGCATTTATTGTGGGCGATCAAGGCGGCGATTTTGGACTATTTCCATTTCATTTGATGCTCGTGATTGGATTCGGTTTTGTGTTTTTCTCGAGTTTAACTGACAAGCAGTAG
- a CDS encoding glycosyltransferase 87 family protein: MKARLQNGFAILLILSFFGYALFSSLSRKQFLDNLLVYSGLFVFFIGFYWIAVQSRKKGIELFPKWLSLKTDIKPNLVAWLLAGLALRLVFLWDTPNLSQDFFRFIWDGHMLLNGYNPYLYLPDDIMANGVDFIPNATLLHASMGELSSGHYTNYPPFNQFFFAAAAFLGGKSVVMTVVWMRVFIIIAEILIFIYGIKLLRILGKPAELILLYYLNPFVMIELTGNLHWEGVMACLMLIGVYHFICYDRIKSPIYLGLGILLKLLPLMILPLLLKSLKWKKLILFFGILAAVLIAGFAPFLSSELFDKYSSSVGLWFNSFEFNASIYYLIRAIGYEIIGYNIIGTVGKILSIIILISILALAAFRKNQFPEFLLSSILFSFTIYLLLSTTVHPWYLTIPLLFSIFTKYRYVIVWSFLVFVSYSAYSNTEYQENLWWVAAEYLIVVGILIFELLSRKRNSILNNS, translated from the coding sequence ATGAAAGCGCGGCTGCAGAACGGCTTTGCAATACTCTTGATTCTAAGCTTTTTTGGGTATGCTCTTTTTAGTTCGCTTTCGCGAAAGCAGTTTCTCGACAACCTTCTCGTCTATTCAGGATTATTTGTATTCTTTATAGGATTTTACTGGATAGCAGTTCAATCACGTAAAAAAGGAATTGAACTATTTCCAAAATGGCTATCACTCAAAACAGACATCAAACCGAATCTTGTCGCATGGCTGTTGGCTGGACTGGCATTACGACTGGTTTTTTTATGGGACACGCCTAATCTTTCCCAAGACTTCTTTAGGTTCATATGGGATGGTCACATGTTACTTAATGGTTATAATCCATACCTGTATCTGCCTGATGATATCATGGCTAATGGTGTAGATTTCATTCCAAATGCTACTTTGTTGCATGCATCCATGGGTGAACTTTCCAGTGGTCATTACACGAACTATCCACCATTCAACCAATTCTTTTTTGCAGCCGCTGCATTCTTAGGTGGCAAAAGTGTGGTGATGACAGTGGTCTGGATGAGAGTTTTTATCATCATCGCAGAGATCCTGATTTTCATTTACGGTATCAAGCTATTGCGTATTCTAGGAAAGCCTGCAGAATTGATTTTGCTCTATTATCTCAATCCGTTTGTTATGATCGAATTAACTGGCAATCTGCATTGGGAAGGCGTTATGGCTTGTTTGATGTTGATAGGAGTCTATCACTTCATTTGCTATGATCGTATCAAGAGTCCTATTTATTTAGGTCTTGGAATACTTCTCAAGTTGTTGCCATTGATGATTCTGCCATTACTATTGAAGTCGTTAAAATGGAAAAAGCTGATTTTGTTTTTCGGAATTCTAGCTGCAGTACTTATAGCTGGGTTTGCGCCTTTTTTATCCTCAGAGTTGTTTGATAAATACAGCTCCAGTGTTGGGCTGTGGTTCAATAGTTTTGAATTTAATGCGAGTATCTATTATTTGATACGAGCCATTGGCTATGAAATTATAGGTTACAATATTATTGGTACTGTTGGAAAGATTTTATCGATTATTATATTGATCTCAATTCTGGCATTGGCTGCCTTTAGAAAGAATCAGTTTCCAGAGTTTTTACTATCCAGTATTCTATTCTCTTTTACGATCTACTTATTGCTTTCCACAACGGTGCATCCGTGGTATTTGACAATACCATTGCTGTTCTCCATATTTACGAAATACCGTTATGTGATTGTCTGGAGTTTTTTAGTGTTTGTTAGTTATTCGGCGTATTCAAATACTGAATATCAAGAAAACTTGTGGTGGGTTGCTGCAGAATATTTGATTGTAGTAGGTATTTTAATATTTGAATTGCTTTCGCGAAAGCGAAATAGTATATTGAATAACAGTTAG
- a CDS encoding helix-turn-helix domain-containing protein, with the protein MESIAAKIKQARIKKGMSQEELAELSGISLRTVQRIENEQNEPRGKTLQLICETLQINIEDLLDYGKKEDRQFLAFFHLSILIGILFGVGNILVPLILWMTKKDKVIGLERIGAKTLNFQIWWTIAMIMIPAVGIVLFLQGNGLPGIKTFASIFMIPLVMMLINAILAIVFTILNYRGKQVTYPSIIPMIR; encoded by the coding sequence ATGGAATCGATTGCCGCTAAAATTAAACAAGCACGAATTAAGAAAGGAATGTCTCAAGAAGAGCTGGCAGAATTATCGGGAATCAGTTTGCGAACCGTCCAGCGTATAGAGAATGAGCAGAATGAGCCGCGAGGTAAAACACTTCAATTGATTTGTGAAACGTTGCAGATTAACATCGAGGATTTACTGGATTATGGGAAGAAAGAAGACCGACAATTTCTTGCTTTTTTTCATCTATCAATCCTTATTGGAATTTTATTTGGAGTTGGAAATATTCTGGTACCATTAATATTATGGATGACCAAAAAAGATAAAGTGATCGGTCTTGAGAGAATAGGCGCAAAAACATTAAACTTTCAAATATGGTGGACCATTGCTATGATAATGATACCGGCTGTTGGCATCGTTTTGTTTTTACAAGGTAATGGACTTCCAGGTATTAAAACCTTTGCAAGCATCTTTATGATTCCGTTAGTGATGATGCTGATAAACGCAATTTTAGCAATTGTGTTCACGATTTTAAACTACCGTGGAAAGCAGGTAACCTATCCTAGTATTATTCCAATGATTAGATAG
- a CDS encoding bifunctional GNAT family N-acetyltransferase/carbon-nitrogen hydrolase family protein yields the protein MSTINIDKIDNLNLEFLKTEDYEQLKHAMIDSYSNLPDSIWDKKQIKTLVDKFPEGQVVLKVNDEIVACALSIIVNYDDFRGQYTYEQVTGNYKFTTHDEDGDVLYGIEVFIKPQYRGMRLGRRLYDYRKELCENLNLRGIAFGGRIPGYHNYAKDFTPKQYIEKVRMKEINDPVLNFQLSNDFHVSRVLKNYLDEDAASKQYAVLLEWDNIYYTEPLHADDTTTVKSTVRLGLIQWQMRPYSGIEELMQQVEYFVDSLAAYRSDFALFPEYFNAPLMAAYNDHSVSGAIRELAKYTSMIRDKFSDLAIKYNINIITGSMPEIIDGHLYNVGNLCHRDGRIEQYEKIHVTPDEQKVWGLSNGSKIQTFDTDCGKIGILICYDSEFPELSRIMAKDGMQILFVPFLTDTQNAYARVRLCCQARAVENECYVAIAGSVGNLPAVENMDISYAQSAVFTPCDFAFPSNGVKAEATPNTEMILVADVDMDLLKQLHNHGAVKNLKDRREDLYEVVKK from the coding sequence ATGAGTACCATTAATATTGACAAAATCGACAACCTCAACCTAGAGTTCCTGAAAACGGAAGATTACGAACAGTTGAAGCATGCGATGATTGATTCTTATAGCAATCTGCCAGACTCCATTTGGGACAAGAAACAGATCAAAACGCTTGTTGACAAATTTCCTGAAGGCCAGGTAGTGCTTAAGGTGAATGATGAGATTGTTGCCTGTGCACTATCTATCATTGTAAATTATGATGATTTTAGAGGTCAGTATACTTATGAGCAAGTTACTGGCAATTATAAATTCACAACGCACGATGAAGATGGTGATGTTCTTTATGGAATAGAGGTGTTTATCAAACCACAGTATCGTGGTATGCGATTGGGTCGACGTTTATACGACTATCGTAAAGAATTGTGTGAGAATTTGAATTTGCGAGGTATCGCTTTTGGCGGTAGAATACCTGGATATCATAACTATGCCAAGGACTTCACGCCTAAACAATACATTGAAAAGGTGCGAATGAAAGAGATCAATGATCCAGTCTTGAACTTTCAGCTGAGCAATGACTTTCACGTGTCCAGAGTATTGAAAAATTATCTGGATGAAGATGCCGCATCTAAGCAGTATGCCGTTTTATTGGAATGGGATAATATTTATTATACAGAGCCACTTCATGCTGACGATACTACAACCGTGAAGAGCACCGTTCGCCTTGGTCTTATCCAATGGCAAATGAGGCCTTATTCTGGTATTGAAGAATTGATGCAACAGGTAGAATATTTTGTGGACAGCCTTGCTGCTTACAGATCTGATTTCGCATTATTTCCAGAATATTTCAATGCACCGTTGATGGCGGCTTATAATGACCATAGTGTAAGTGGCGCCATTAGGGAGTTGGCTAAATATACTTCTATGATCAGAGATAAATTCTCTGACCTAGCGATCAAATATAACATCAACATCATCACAGGTTCCATGCCTGAGATCATCGATGGACATCTTTACAATGTCGGGAACTTATGCCACCGTGATGGAAGGATCGAACAGTACGAGAAGATCCACGTTACTCCAGATGAGCAAAAAGTTTGGGGTCTAAGCAACGGTAGTAAAATCCAAACCTTTGATACCGATTGCGGTAAAATAGGCATCTTGATTTGTTATGATAGTGAGTTCCCAGAATTGAGCCGTATCATGGCAAAAGACGGCATGCAAATCCTATTTGTTCCTTTCTTAACTGACACGCAAAATGCTTATGCAAGAGTACGTTTGTGTTGCCAGGCTCGAGCGGTAGAAAATGAATGTTATGTAGCAATTGCTGGAAGCGTAGGTAATCTACCAGCAGTTGAGAACATGGACATTTCTTATGCGCAAAGTGCTGTTTTCACACCATGTGATTTTGCATTCCCATCCAATGGTGTCAAAGCTGAGGCTACTCCAAATACAGAAATGATCCTGGTTGCAGATGTAGATATGGACTTATTGAAGCAACTCCATAATCACGGAGCCGTTAAGAATCTGAAGGACAGACGTGAAGATCTTTATGAGGTTGTGAAGAAGTAA